The following are encoded in a window of Urocitellus parryii isolate mUroPar1 chromosome 7, mUroPar1.hap1, whole genome shotgun sequence genomic DNA:
- the LOC113192200 gene encoding angiotensin-converting enzyme-like protein Ace3 — protein MTVGDQSLDEFYNETEAKLFLQFYEQTAQVVLNQFMEAAWNYVTNITKKNREDMLHKELERSQVMVYFGSRARLFKIAQFQDPVVKRMLSKLLDIGKAALPKDELWEYNKLLAYMETAYSMAQVCLDEGPCLPLEPDLQEIMAHSRDQKELLWAWQGWRDAVGRQLRPIFERYVILSNKAARLNGYKDMGALWRSKYEDETLEQDLEQLFQELKPLYLNLHAYVRRSLHRHYGPDIIDVRGPIPAHLLGNMWAQSWVNILDLVLPFPKKPPEDITKIMKGQRWKPGKMFEEAEKFFTSLGMLATPPDFWKKSMLERPPDGREVECQTSAWDFYNGKDFRVKKCTEVNIEDLLSIFHQMGHIQYFLQYKNLSILFREGANPAFGEAVGSMVTLSASSYQHLLNRGLLSQQHQDSEEEVNFLMGIALDKIPFIPFGYMIDRFRWKIFDGTIQKDIYNQEWWNFRLKYQGLCPPIPRSEDDFDPGAKFHISASMPYIGYFISLVLQFQFHEALCKAAGHMGPLHQCNIYNSKMAGKILGDVLKVGSSKPWPQVLKELTGKSKVSSEALLSYFKPLLNWLVTENVQQGEILGWPDFGCTFPERRKPKAAFLSMELEPKAARSGQWVLLILCIIMFLMILGLASRLFIMEKQSANKDSSDNTETGNTNFLCVPMEPHQAARGQWLLLGLCLILMLCSIILTIRIFTWQN, from the exons ATGACTGTGGGTGATCAAAGCTTAG ATGAGTTCTACAACGAGACTGAGGCAAAGCTGTTCCTGCAGTTTTATGAGCAAACAGCCCAGGTTGTGTTGAACCAGTTCATGGAGGCTGCTTGGAACTATGTCACCAACATCACCAAGAAAAATCGGGAGGATATG CTGCACAAGGAGTTGGAGAGGTCCCAGGTCATGGTGTACTTCGGCAGCCGGGCCCGCCTGTTTAAGATCGCCCAGTTCCAGGACCCGGTCGTGAAGCGCATGCTGAGTAAGCTGCTGGACATAGGCAAGGCGGCCTTGCCCAAGGACGAGCTCTGGGAG TACAACAAGCTTCTGGCCTACATGGAGACGGCATACAGTATGGCCCAGGTGTGCCTGGATGAGgggccctgcctgcccctggaGCCTG ACCTCCAAGAAATCATGGCCCACTCCAGGGACCAGAAGGAGCTGTTGTGGGCCTGGCAAGGCTGGCGGGATGCTGTGGGTCGCCAGCTTCGTCCCATCTTCGAGCGCTACGTAATCCTCAGCAACAAGGCCGCGCGGCTCAACG GCTACAAAGACATGGGGGCTTTGTGGCGCTCCAAGTATGAGGATGAGACCCTGGAGCAAGACCTGGAGCAGCTCTTCCAGGAGCTGAAGCCGCTCTATCTGAACCTGCATGCCTACGTGCGCCGCTCCCTGCACCGCCACTATGGGCCCGATATCATCGACGTGAGGGGGCCCATCCCTGCTCACCTGCTAG GGAACATGTGGGCTCAGTCATGGGTCAACATCCTAGACCTGGTCTTGCCCTTCCCCAAGAAACCCCCTGAGGACATCACGAAGATCATGAAAGGCCAG CGCTGGAAGCCTGGGAAAATGTTTGAAGAGGCTGAAAAATTTTTTACCTCCTTGGGGATGCTGGCCACCCCACCTGATTTCTGGAAAAAGTCCATGTTGGAGAGACCACCCGATGGGCGGGAAGTGGAGTGCCAAACCTCTGCCTGGGACTTCTACAATGGCAAAGACTTCAG GGTAAAGAAGTGCACCGAAGTGAACATAGAAGATCTGCTGTCCATCTTCCACCAGATGGGCCATATCCAGTACTTCTTACAGTACAAGAACCTCTCCATCCTCTTCCGAGAAGGCGCCAATCCTGCCTTTGGAGAGGCGGTGGGGTCGATGGTCACCCTCTCAGCCTCCTCCTATCAGCATCTGCTTAACAGAGGCCTGCTCAGCCAGCAGCATCAGGACTCAG AGGAGGAGGTCAACTTCCTAATGGGCATTGCTCTGGACAAGATCCCCTTCATCCCCTTCGGCTATATGATAGATAGGTTTCGTTGGAAGATCTTTGATGGCACCATCCAAAAGGACATCTACAACCAGGAGTGGTGGAACTTCAG GTTGAAGTACCAGGGCCTGTGCCCCCCTATTCCTCGGTCAGAGGATGACTTTGACCCGGGTGCCAAGTTCCACATTTCTGCCAGCATGCCTTACATAGG GTACTTCATCAGCCTAGTGCTTCAGTTCCAATTCCATGAAGCCTTGTGCAAGGCCGCAGGCCACATGGGACCACTGCACCAGTGTAACATCTATAACTCCAAGATGGCTGGGAAGATCCTAGG GGATGTCCTGAAGGTGGGCTCAAGCAAGCCCTGGCCACAGGTCCTAAAGGAGctgactgggaagtccaaggtgtCTTCGGAGGCTCTCCTGAGCTACTTCAAGCCACTGCTGAACTGGCTGGTGACCGAGAATGTGCAGCAGGGGGAAATCCTGGGCTGGCCAGACTTCGGCTGTACCTTCCCAG aaagaagaaaacctaAGGCGGCATTCCTGAGCATGGAGTTGGAGCCTAAGGCAGCCAGGTCCGGGCAGTGGGTGCTGCTGATCCTATGCATTATCATGTTCCTGATGATCCTGGGGTTGGCCTCCAGGCTATTCATCATGGAAAAACAGTCAGCGAACAAAGACTCTTCAGACAACACTGAGACAGGCAACACCAACTTCCTGTGTGTACCCATGGAGCCCCACCAGGCTGCCCGAGGACAGTGGCTGCTGCTGGGCCTCTGTCTTATCCTGATGCTGTGCTCAATTATTTTGACTATTCGGATCTTCACATGGCAGAACTAG